In one window of Lampris incognitus isolate fLamInc1 chromosome 3, fLamInc1.hap2, whole genome shotgun sequence DNA:
- the ube3a gene encoding ubiquitin-protein ligase E3A gives MRRESFVPETDGLSSRPTTGVSESSRMKRAAAKHLIERYFRQLTKGCGNGNCTNLFCASCCDFQPVDNNSAAVKALELYKINAKLCHPNPSKNEYTAVDPDSSDNETSPNLSSMMSDKDGFTTKEDLEDVHYLTEDTVNTIVHLCEEEGDFSILVRIIGRIFSNTDALMRSFRKDGHHVTEELQPFKSTDDKTHENYKERTTDLGENMGASTAALPEDSIAQKPGPNEVTLDIDAVRRVYDRLLTNDQIEAALVNALVYLTPNLELDLEYLDVYETNPDYLNIFIIVMENSNLHSPEYLEIAMPQFCKAMCQLPVSALAKLVRLWSQYSVAHIRRMMETFQQLITFTIISNEYDSENLVNDDETVVAATKCLKVVFYASILGGDLDVEHNEEEDEESDSDELTLQELLGEERLYRKGPQVDPLEKELAVRTVDCRRPVIPFEDFINESLNEVVEMDKDFTFFKVDAESKFSFQSCPFILNAVTKNQGLYYDNRIRMYSERRITALYSMVQGQQPNPYLKLKVRRDHIIDDALVRLEMISMENPSDLKKQLFVEFEGEQGVDEGGVSKEFFQLVLEEIFNPDIGMFTYDDKTKLFWFNSSSLETEAQYTLIGIVLGLAIYNNCILDVHFPMVVYRKLMGKKGTYVDLADSHPLLYQSLREVLEYTGNVEEDMMITFQISQTDLFGNPISYDLKEEGDQIPITNKNRDEFVDLYAEYTLNTSVERQFKAFKKGFHMVTNESPLTYLFRPEEVELLICGSRNLDFEALEKSTDYDGGYNKDCQVIKDFWEIIHSFGEEQRKLFLQFTTGTDRAPVGGLGKLKMIIAKNGSDTDRLPTSHTCFNVLLLPEYSSKEKMKERLLKAITYAKGFGML, from the exons ATGCGCAGGGAGAGCTTTGTCCCCGAGACAGACG GACTGTCAAGTAGGCCTACTACAGGGGTGTCTGAATCAAGCCGAAT GAAGAGAGCAGCTGCAAAGCATCTAATCGAGCGCTACTTTCGGCAGTTAACAAAGGGTTGTGGAAATGGCAACTGCACGAATCTGTTTTGCGCATCGTGTTGTGACTTTCAACCTGTGGATAACAATTCAGCAGCTGTCAAAGCGCTTGAGCTTTATAAGATTAATGCCAAGCTCTGTCATCCTAACCCTTCCAAGAATGAATATACTGCTGTCGACCCTGACAGCAGTGACAACGAAACCAGCCCTAACTTGAGCAGCATGATGAGTGATAAGGATGGCTTTACAACCAAGGAAGACTTAGAAG ATGTTCACTACCTAACAGAAGACACTGTCAATACGATTGTGCATCTCTGTGAAGAGGAAGGTGACTTCTCCATTCTCGTCCGCATCATCGGCAGAATCTTCTCCAATACTGATGCTTTAATGAGAAGCTTCAGGAAGGATGGGCACCATGTTACAGAAGAGCTCCAGCCTTTTAAATCTACAGATGATAAGACACATGAGAATTACAAGGAGAGGACAACTGATCTCGGAGAAAATATGGGTGCCTCCACTGCTGCTTTACCAGAGGACAGTATTGCTCAAAAGCCTGGCCCAAATGAGGTAACGTTGGACATAGACGCGGTGAGGAGAGTATATGACAGACTCCTGACCAATGACCAGATAGAGGCAGCTCTTGTTAATGCATTGGTTTACCTAACCCCAAATCTGGAACTTGACCTAGAATACTTGGACGTGTATGAAACAAACCCTGATTATTTAAATATCTTCATCATTGTGATGGAGAACAGTAACCTCCACAGTCCAGAGTACCTGGAGATAGCAATGCCACAGTTCTGCAAAGCCATGTGCCAACTGCCGGTGTCCGCACTTGCCAAGCTGGTACGTCTGTGGTCCCAGTACAGTGTTGCACATATCCGCCGAATGATGGAGACGTTCCAGCAACTTATCACTTTCACAATAATCAGCAATGAATATGACAGTGAAAATCTGGTCAATGATGACGAGACGGTGGTAGCCGCTACAAAGTGTTTAAAGGTGGTCTTCTACGCAAGTATCCTGGGGGGGGATCTGGATGTCGAGCACAacgaggaggaagatgaagaatCCGACTCGGACGAACTTACTCTGCAAGAGCTGCTGGGAGAGGAGCGGCTTTACAGGAAAGGCCCGCAGGTTGACCCGCTGGAGAAAGAACTGGCGGTTCGAACTGTCGACTGTAGAAGGCCCGTCATCCCGTTTGAGGACTTTATCAATGAGTCACTCAACGAGGTGGTGGAGATGGACAAGGACTTCACCTTCTTCAAGGTGGATGCAGAGAGCAAGTTTTCTTTCCAGAGCTGCCCCTTCATCCTCAACGCTGTCACCAAGAATCAGGGCTTGTACTATGACAACAGGATCCGCATGTACAGCGAGCGACGCATCACGGCGCTCTACAGCATGGTTCAGGGCCAGCAACCCAACCCATATCTCAAGCTCAAAGTGCGCAGAGATCACATCATTGATGATGCTCTTGTCAGA CTGGAGATGATTTCCATGGAGAACCCTTCTGACCTGAAGAAACAGCTATTTGTCGAATTTGAGGGGGAGCAAGGTGTTGATGAGGGAGGTGTTTCAAAGGAGTTCTTTCAGTTGGTCTTGGAGGAAATCTTCAACCCTGATATTG GAATGTTTACCTATGATGACAAGACGAAGCTTTTTTGGTTTAATTCGTCTTCCCTGGAGACTGAAGCCCAATATACCCTCATTGGAATTGTCCTGGGGCTTGCCATTTACAATAATTGCATCTTGGATGTGCATTTCCCAATGGTTGTCTATAGGAAACTCATGGGCAAGAAAGGGACCTACGTGGACCTGGCAGATTCTCATCCA CTTCTCTACCAGAGTCTGAGAGAGGTGCTGGAGTATACTGGAAATGTTGAAGAAGATATGATGATCACCTTCCAGATATCACAGACGGACCTTTTTGGAAACCCAATCTCATATGACTTGAAGGAAGAGGGAGACCAGATACCTATCACTAACAAAAATAGAGAC GAATTTGTGGATCTGTATGCAGAATACACCCTCAACACGAGCGTGGAGAGACAATTCAAGGCCTTCAAAAAAGGTTTCCACATGGTCACTAATGAATCACCATTGACATATTTGTTTAGACCTGAAGAGGTTGAGCTGCTGATCTGTGGAAGCAGG AACCTCGACTTTGAGGCACTCGAAAAAAGCACAGACTATGACGGGGGTTATAACAAAGACTGTCAAGTTATCAA AGATTTCTGGGAAATTATTCACTCCTttggagaggaacagaggaagctGTTCCTACAGTTCACCACAGGCACAGACAGAGCCCCGGTTGGTGGCCTGGGCAAATTAAAAATGATCATCGCCAAGAATGGCTCCGATACAGATAG GCTTCCAACTTCTCACACCTGCTTTAATGTGCTGCTGCTTCCAGAATACTCCTCCAAggaaaaaatgaaagaaagactTCTTAAAGCCATCACTTACGCCAAAGGATTTGGGATGCTGTAA